One region of Eleutherodactylus coqui strain aEleCoq1 chromosome 5, aEleCoq1.hap1, whole genome shotgun sequence genomic DNA includes:
- the FDX2 gene encoding ferredoxin-2, mitochondrial gives MAVSLIRGIRAGSLTSWCYRNRVASRTSLVFPGFKQHNPRNLQSDEDAGRTYQTTAASQSDEDGPAKELHEEPVDVVFVDREGKRIPVRGKVGESVLYLAHRYDIDLEGACESSLACSTCHVYVSTEYLQKLPDPDEREDDMLDMAPLLQENSRLGCQIILAKELNGAEFTLPKITRNFYVDGHVPKPH, from the exons ATGGCCGTCTCCCTGATAAGAGGCATAAGAGCTGGAAGTCTGACGTCTTGGTGTTACAGGAATCGTGTAGCATCCAGGACGTCTCTGGTCTTCCCAGGTTTCAAGCAACACAATCCAAGAAATCTACAGAGTGATGAAGATGCAGGGAGAACATATCAGACCACAG CCGCCTCCCAGTCAGATGAGGACGGTCCAGCCAAAGAACTCCACGAAGAGCC GGTAGATGTCGtatttgtggaccgggaaggcaAGCGGATCCCTGTGCGAGGGAAGGTCGGGGAAAGTGTGTTATACCTTGCTCATAGGTATGACATTGACTTGGAAG GAGCCTGTGAATCCTCTCTGGCCTGTTCCAcgtgtcacgtctatgtcagcacAGAGTACCTCCAGAAACTGCCTGATCCGGACGAAAG gGAAGATGACATGCTGGACATGGCGCCGCTGCTTCAAGAAAACTCCAGACTCGGATGCCAGATCATCCTCGCTAAAGAACTGAATGGAGCCGAGTTCACACTCCCTAAAATAACTAGAAACTTTTACGTGGACGGTCACGTGCCAAAGCCGCACTGA